The following is a genomic window from Nitrospira sp..
TGCGGCGGAACGTCCACCGGTTCATACCTCAGGTACTTGGCCTCTCCAACGGATGTCAGCAACAGACGCAGGCCCAGCGCCGCCCCGGCGCCCAACACACAGACGAACAGCACGATGCCCCACAGCCTCAATCGCCGCTTCCACTGGCGGCGGCGCTGCCAGTTCGGCGCGCTCACAAGACAACATCCTTTCGCCGGGCGATTAATTCAAACGACGGGGCCCAGACCAAACGACCGGCGCTCAGCCAATAGGCCAGCGTCGCTCCCAACGACAGCCCGCCGCCGACCAATCGCCACTTCAACCGGCGCCCCCAGGAATGAGCGCTCGTCACTGGGCCGAGACTCGGAGTGGAATTGCGCAGAGAAAGCACGTCAAAACCGCTGCGCTCGACAAACGTCCGCAAGGCAGCCGGCGAATAGCTGAACAGATGAAACGCCTGGTCGGACTGCGCGCCGCACCAACGCACCGACGTTTGCACGGCATGATGAAACAGCCCGTTCGAGACTCGTATGGCAAGAATCCCTTGCGATGTCATTCGGCGAGTCATGGCGTTAAGCATCGCGGACGGGTCGGCGACCTGTTCCATCACATTCACCAGCGTGACGACATCGAATCGGTCTGCGGCCGATTGACCGAGCTCTTCCGGCGACATTACCTCATAGCCCTTCGCCCGAGCCCGCGCCGCCGCTCCTCGAGACACTTCAACTCCGCTGCATGTCCACCCGGCTTCTCGGCAGAGCGTCATGAAGGCTCCATCGCCGCAGCCGATATCGAGCAGCCGGCCCGGAGGCTGGCGCCACTCCAACAGATGCGCCAGCACACTGGCAAAGACCGGCTGCCGATCGTCGGAACTTTCCGCGGCGCCATACGACCCGTCATAATTCTCCCGATAATATTCCTCCACCTCGGTAGAGGACGGACGAGGATTGAGAAAGACCAGCCCGCAAGCAGGGCATGCGACATACCGCCTCGTCGAAGTATGAAAGGCTTCGATGAGACCAGCCTCTCGCCCACAAAGGCACGACACCGCTTCCATCTCAAGAAGCATCACAGAACTCATGCAACCTTCCTGCTCCGCACGGATATATCGAATCCTTCCGCTCGCAAGGCCGCATGGAAAGCCGCGACCGTCTTCTCCACCATTCGGTCTGCGGTAAACCGTTCATGCACCACCGTCCGTCCGGCGCGCCCCAGTTGCATAGCCCGCTCCGGATTGTCCAACAGGAACCGGATCGCTCCCGCCAACCCGGCGACGTCGCGAGGCTTAACCAAAAAGCCGGTCTCCAGATGTTCGATTACCTCGGGCACACCGTTGACACTCGTTGCAATGACGGGCTTTCCCATCGCCAGCGCTTCGAGAACGACAAACGGAAATCCCTCGGAGTGCGACGGCAACACAACCAAATCCGCCGCCGCATAGAAATCCATCACATCGTCTCGGGACCCGACAAACCGGCACAGGGACGACACACCTCGGATCGCTGCCAGCGCCTCCAGACTCTCCCGCAATTCGCCATCGCCCACGCACAAGCAACACAAATCAGGCCAGCGATCCTGCAGCAGCGTCAACGACTCAATGAGGTCACGATGTCCTTTCTGCTCGGTCAACCTGGCAACGACCACCAACAATGGCTGATCGGACAGCCCGAGTTCACGCCGTATCTTGGTTTGATCGACCGGTTTCTGAAACAGCCGCCGGTCGACGCCGTTGTGAACCGTTTCCGCCAACCCGGCTGCCCCAGGATTGTCTTGGACCACGTCGCGGCGAATCGCGTCCGATACGCAGATAATCCGCTTCACCCACGGCAACGTGACCCGGAGTGCGGCGGAGTATACCCAACGCTTGAATCTGTTCGTTTCATAGTCAGCCAGCGAGTTATGCACCGTGGAAATAACGACCGGCACTCCCGCCAGCCAGCCGGCCACACGTCCATAGAAATTCGCCCGTGCGCCGTGGGTTTGAAGCACGGTCACGTTTTCTTGGACAAGCAGACGGATCAGCCGTATCAACGCAAAGGGATTTAACAGCGGCTCCAAATGCACCACTCGCGCATCCATCCCTTTGGCCCGCATGCGTCCGACAAACGAACCGGGCTCCGGGCAAATCAGGATCGATCTAAAGCGCGAAGGATCGAGCCGTTCGCAGAGCAATTCCAGATAACGCTCACCGCCGCCATAGGAGGCCGACCCGGCTAGTTCCGCGACTACGATCATGCCGTCGCACCTTGTCGTTTGACTCCAAGAATCATTGTTCCATTCCCCCGTTTCGGCAGAAACATGATTTCGCATGCGACGGCAAGAACAACCGCCGGCAAGAGCAATAACCCAATGCCTTTGATGCCGCGCGCCTCGCCGCGTGAAAACAGTTCTTTGAGCAACGCCACCCATCGGCCAAAAGTAGGACGAGCATCCAGCACGTCCATAGATCGCCGTTCCAACGCCTGTTTCAATTGCGCGACAGCAAATCCCTCATGCACATGATCGTCTCCGGATCGATGCGCGCGAAACTGGTTCAGCGTTTCCGCGTCACTAGTGCGAAACCAGGATTGCTGATCGAGACTGGGCACATGAATAAACAGCCGTCCGCCTACCCGTAGCGCTTTCACCAATCGATCCAGCATCCCATCGAACTCGTCGATATGCTCCAGCACATCGATGGAGTAGACCATGTCGTACTCATCCACCACCGCAAGCCGCGCGAGATCCGATTCAATCACCGACACATTGGCCTGAGACCGAGCGCTCTTCACATCGGGACTCACATGCAAATCCCATCCGACAAAGGAGCAGTGCGGATAACGACCCGCCAACATCGTCGTCAACTGCGCCTCTGGGCCACAGCCTGCGTCCA
Proteins encoded in this region:
- a CDS encoding hypothetical protein (Evidence 4 : Unknown function but conserved in other organisms; MaGe:77308641), which codes for MSAPNWQRRRQWKRRLRLWGIVLFVCVLGAGAALGLRLLLTSVGEAKYLRYEPVDVPPQAVSPRHEREREELERHERMAVEGKEK
- a CDS encoding Glycosyltransferase (MaGe:77308643), producing MIVVAELAGSASYGGGERYLELLCERLDPSRFRSILICPEPGSFVGRMRAKGMDARVVHLEPLLNPFALIRLIRLLVQENVTVLQTHGARANFYGRVAGWLAGVPVVISTVHNSLADYETNRFKRWVYSAALRVTLPWVKRIICVSDAIRRDVVQDNPGAAGLAETVHNGVDRRLFQKPVDQTKIRRELGLSDQPLLVVVARLTEQKGHRDLIESLTLLQDRWPDLCCLCVGDGELRESLEALAAIRGVSSLCRFVGSRDDVMDFYAAADLVVLPSHSEGFPFVVLEALAMGKPVIATSVNGVPEVIEHLETGFLVKPRDVAGLAGAIRFLLDNPERAMQLGRAGRTVVHERFTADRMVEKTVAAFHAALRAEGFDISVRSRKVA
- a CDS encoding hypothetical protein (Evidence 4 : Unknown function but conserved in other organisms; MaGe:77308644); translation: MMVSALDRVYRSVASPLAHRWLGGVHAGLVIKGLYLQWKVAAYLRQGKRVVLDAGCGPEAQLTTMLAGRYPHCSFVGWDLHVSPDVKSARSQANVSVIESDLARLAVVDEYDMVYSIDVLEHIDEFDGMLDRLVKALRVGGRLFIHVPSLDQQSWFRTSDAETLNQFRAHRSGDDHVHEGFAVAQLKQALERRSMDVLDARPTFGRWVALLKELFSRGEARGIKGIGLLLLPAVVLAVACEIMFLPKRGNGTMILGVKRQGATA
- a CDS encoding Class I SAM-dependent methyltransferase (MaGe:77308642), giving the protein MSSVMLLEMEAVSCLCGREAGLIEAFHTSTRRYVACPACGLVFLNPRPSSTEVEEYYRENYDGSYGAAESSDDRQPVFASVLAHLLEWRQPPGRLLDIGCGDGAFMTLCREAGWTCSGVEVSRGAAARARAKGYEVMSPEELGQSAADRFDVVTLVNVMEQVADPSAMLNAMTRRMTSQGILAIRVSNGLFHHAVQTSVRWCGAQSDQAFHLFSYSPAALRTFVERSGFDVLSLRNSTPSLGPVTSAHSWGRRLKWRLVGGGLSLGATLAYWLSAGRLVWAPSFELIARRKDVVL